One window of Cohnella hashimotonis genomic DNA carries:
- a CDS encoding S-layer homology domain-containing protein, with protein MKFLQKSKMAGVLGPRSRLFGNLTLAAAMLSTLFAPVLSASAETAPPPCEVKATGGPMWITGECVDPQYDNPVIDSETDLTSPVPVHKVSGHFEGTAKKFNFYFPPKSQWQGRFFQYVYPLSNEEAEDKIISFGADSGAYTVQTNGGSGYRVDAAAAKFSKIVAAAYYGTHEPIYGYIWGGSGGSYMTIGAIENASGVWDGAVPFIPAAPTSLPNNFLMRAFARFALADKAPQIADAVSPGGSGDPYAGLDDVERSVLQEVTNLGLPLRAWMDNRYILALDDPNGLLGYASMIKAFDPTYADDFWSKPGYLGTEESGLGDRFRAARIEQTVSVTQVTYNAENVPTSFAVDEVPAKLDYPNPDFTLYAADGSLIGTLNGSLNSATKRFTLVAGNPDNVLKAIAAGDKLKVDNKWSLAVLAYHRHQVPKSSDFKAWDQFKSADGTPIYPQRSIEVGPTVAQSVTGGGTYTGAINGKVIMVSNLLDVDAYPWDGDFYSKRVHAALGAGYDDHFRLWYNDYADHVEPHNPFLVSYWGILEQALRDVSAWAERDVPPPNSSSYEVVDNQVRLPANAAQRQGIQPVVDLAANGSAMAEIATGQTVAFTAKVELPPMSGEMVSTEWDFEGNGSFTTVPAGDSAMSVGSSTYTITSAYAYAKPGTFFPSLRVTTQREGDKDTSFARVQNLGRARVVVQNAGSDQGSAPVTANPPILIGEPNKIKANVPMLNASGIASTIVDAEVMAKALAAADDIHVTVPGVKDAAGYAVTLPASALTEETGAHTIEVETELGSVKLSSAMFAAAQLKGATEVTLSLKKADTDGLTDSVRAQIGDRPVLEVTLTAGGIVVPWINPDEPVTVFIPYTPNASELTDPEHIVVWFIDSHGGATAVPSGRYDAKRGGITFMTTRLGKYAAAFVTKSFGDITKQPWARQAIEVMASKGIITGTSASAFAPEAQIQRADFMLILVRALGLTARTEDSFTDVSADAYYAEALSIAKRLGVAQGVGGNRFNPEAPITRQDMMVLVDKALTAANIPATRGTSTDLDAFADKFSVAAYAQSSAATLYKNGIIKGDGSKVNPTGFATRAEAAVLAYRIYNLGLN; from the coding sequence ATGAAATTTTTGCAGAAATCGAAAATGGCGGGCGTCCTCGGCCCGCGAAGCAGGCTGTTCGGGAATCTGACGCTTGCCGCTGCTATGTTGAGCACCTTATTCGCCCCAGTTTTGAGCGCTTCGGCCGAAACGGCGCCGCCCCCGTGCGAGGTCAAAGCGACGGGCGGGCCGATGTGGATCACCGGAGAATGCGTCGACCCGCAGTACGACAATCCCGTAATCGACAGCGAGACCGATCTGACTTCTCCGGTACCGGTTCATAAAGTCTCCGGCCACTTCGAGGGCACTGCCAAGAAATTCAATTTTTACTTCCCGCCGAAAAGCCAGTGGCAAGGCCGATTCTTTCAGTACGTGTACCCGCTGAGCAATGAAGAAGCCGAGGATAAGATCATCAGCTTCGGGGCGGACAGCGGGGCCTACACGGTGCAGACGAACGGCGGCAGCGGGTACCGCGTCGACGCAGCGGCAGCCAAGTTCTCCAAGATCGTAGCGGCAGCGTACTATGGAACGCACGAGCCCATCTATGGCTACATCTGGGGCGGAAGTGGCGGTTCCTACATGACGATCGGCGCCATCGAGAACGCCTCCGGCGTTTGGGATGGAGCCGTCCCCTTCATCCCTGCTGCCCCGACCTCCCTACCGAACAACTTCCTCATGCGGGCTTTTGCGCGCTTCGCGCTCGCGGACAAAGCACCGCAGATCGCGGACGCGGTAAGTCCGGGCGGGAGCGGCGATCCCTACGCCGGATTAGATGATGTAGAGCGATCGGTGCTTCAGGAGGTGACGAATCTCGGCTTGCCGCTGCGCGCCTGGATGGACAACCGATATATTCTCGCGCTGGACGATCCGAACGGCCTCCTTGGTTACGCAAGCATGATCAAGGCCTTTGATCCGACTTATGCCGACGACTTCTGGAGCAAACCCGGTTATCTGGGTACTGAGGAATCCGGTCTCGGCGATCGATTCCGCGCGGCTAGAATCGAGCAAACGGTGTCGGTTACGCAGGTTACTTATAATGCGGAGAACGTTCCGACAAGCTTTGCCGTGGATGAAGTTCCGGCAAAGCTGGATTATCCGAATCCCGATTTTACCCTTTATGCAGCCGACGGTTCGCTGATCGGAACGTTGAACGGTTCTCTGAATTCGGCCACGAAACGATTCACCCTTGTTGCCGGAAATCCAGACAACGTGTTGAAGGCTATCGCCGCCGGCGATAAGCTCAAGGTCGATAATAAGTGGTCCCTTGCGGTGCTCGCGTACCATCGTCACCAAGTTCCCAAGTCATCCGACTTCAAAGCGTGGGATCAATTTAAATCTGCCGACGGTACGCCCATCTATCCCCAACGATCTATCGAGGTCGGTCCGACCGTTGCCCAAAGCGTGACCGGCGGCGGTACCTACACCGGCGCGATTAACGGCAAAGTCATCATGGTCAGCAACCTGCTCGATGTCGACGCCTATCCTTGGGACGGGGACTTTTACAGCAAGCGGGTCCATGCGGCGCTTGGCGCCGGTTACGATGACCATTTCCGGCTCTGGTACAACGATTACGCGGATCACGTCGAGCCGCATAATCCGTTTCTCGTTAGTTATTGGGGTATCCTAGAGCAAGCTCTGCGGGATGTAAGCGCATGGGCGGAAAGAGATGTGCCGCCCCCGAATTCAAGCAGCTATGAGGTGGTCGACAATCAGGTTCGTTTGCCGGCGAACGCAGCGCAGCGGCAAGGGATACAGCCTGTCGTCGATCTTGCCGCAAATGGGTCTGCGATGGCGGAAATCGCTACCGGTCAAACTGTAGCCTTCACGGCCAAGGTCGAGCTCCCTCCCATGTCCGGCGAAATGGTATCGACGGAATGGGATTTCGAGGGCAACGGCAGTTTCACGACAGTTCCTGCGGGAGATTCTGCGATGTCTGTCGGTTCCTCAACCTATACCATTACATCCGCTTACGCCTACGCCAAGCCTGGCACCTTCTTCCCGTCGCTTCGGGTAACCACTCAGCGGGAGGGCGATAAAGACACAAGCTTCGCCAGGGTTCAGAACCTCGGCCGCGCCCGCGTCGTCGTCCAGAACGCGGGCAGCGATCAGGGCTCGGCTCCAGTCACGGCGAATCCGCCGATTCTGATCGGGGAACCGAATAAAATCAAGGCTAACGTACCCATGCTTAACGCTTCGGGTATTGCCTCAACGATTGTTGACGCTGAAGTCATGGCCAAAGCCTTAGCGGCCGCAGACGACATTCATGTCACGGTTCCGGGCGTGAAAGACGCTGCAGGCTATGCCGTCACCCTTCCGGCGAGCGCCCTAACGGAAGAAACTGGCGCGCACACCATTGAAGTAGAGACAGAGCTGGGGAGCGTCAAGCTGTCTTCAGCGATGTTCGCTGCCGCGCAGCTGAAAGGAGCAACGGAGGTCACCCTGTCCCTAAAAAAAGCCGATACGGATGGGTTAACCGATTCTGTGCGGGCCCAGATCGGCGATCGGCCTGTCTTGGAGGTCACGCTTACAGCCGGGGGCATCGTCGTGCCTTGGATTAATCCGGACGAACCTGTGACCGTGTTTATTCCTTATACGCCGAATGCGTCGGAATTAACGGATCCCGAGCATATCGTCGTATGGTTCATCGATAGTCACGGCGGCGCCACCGCAGTTCCATCCGGGCGATACGATGCCAAACGGGGCGGGATCACGTTCATGACCACCCGTCTCGGCAAGTACGCGGCGGCTTTTGTAACCAAGTCGTTCGGCGATATAACCAAGCAGCCGTGGGCCAGACAAGCGATCGAAGTCATGGCGTCCAAGGGGATTATTACCGGCACCTCGGCATCCGCGTTCGCTCCTGAAGCACAGATCCAGCGGGCGGACTTTATGCTCATTCTGGTCCGCGCGCTGGGTCTTACCGCGCGAACGGAAGACTCGTTCACGGACGTAAGCGCTGACGCATACTATGCTGAAGCATTATCGATCGCCAAACGACTCGGTGTCGCACAAGGCGTTGGCGGCAATCGGTTTAATCCGGAGGCCCCTATCACGAGACAGGACATGATGGTACTCGTCGACAAAGCATTGACTGCCGCAAACATACCGGCGACGCGAGGCACGTCAACGGATCTGGATGCGTTCGCCGACAAGTTCTCGGTTGCAGCCTATGCACAGTCAAGCGCAGCAACACTGTACAAGAACGGCATCATCAAAGGTGACGGCTCTAAAGTAAATCCGACCGGGTTTGCGACAAGGGCTGAAGCCGCCGTGCTTGCATACCGCATCTACAATTTGGGACTCAACTAA
- a CDS encoding response regulator translates to MSRYQAMIVEDNAVYRHAIRTLVDWERSGFRIAAEAVNGKQALERMAAQRFDLILTDVSMPEMNGIDLVKAVNERGEDTVIVMLSSYDDFQFVKDSLKLGADDYLLKQEMEPDTMVAMLGQVKEKLSRLQTSREKERANRSEAQAARLKQWMTGEANAHPAPDEGLAELLPAAEYRLILLASRECEEMDGDRIRQAAQDGAAELECGTTLAIPIRSGRLALVVGMPDDGARGCGSGRAARELAGRWLGQGEDRCSRAAAIAAGRGSAGLYGLREAYEEAERALFLAVYEGWGRLFEAEPKPPAPANQVAEAEEAARRWQAAVRSGSGEDMAAAAVCQFGLLSRAKPAKAVLQRHLVDLYASLYHHADPAPHAVPDWWSVLSGSIDRLDPIRRMEADFVAFCRERFPESEAVPANRKEIRQAIAYIRSHYAEDISVAGLSGQLGFSANYLSNLFRSETGLRVTEYVNRVRMEVAKRLLRDMQLKVYEVAGKVGYHDASYFCKVFKEVTGETVTAFRQKE, encoded by the coding sequence TTGAGCCGTTACCAAGCGATGATCGTAGAAGACAACGCCGTCTATCGGCACGCGATAAGGACGCTGGTCGATTGGGAGCGCAGCGGCTTCAGGATCGCGGCGGAGGCGGTCAACGGCAAGCAAGCGCTGGAGAGGATGGCGGCGCAGCGGTTTGATCTGATTCTGACCGACGTCAGCATGCCGGAGATGAACGGCATCGACTTAGTGAAGGCCGTTAACGAAAGAGGCGAGGACACGGTGATCGTCATGCTCAGCTCCTACGACGATTTTCAATTCGTGAAGGATTCGCTGAAGCTCGGCGCCGATGACTACTTGCTCAAGCAGGAGATGGAGCCGGATACGATGGTCGCGATGTTGGGCCAAGTCAAAGAGAAGCTGAGCAGGCTCCAGACCAGCAGGGAAAAGGAGCGGGCAAACCGGTCGGAAGCGCAGGCGGCACGTCTGAAGCAGTGGATGACCGGAGAGGCGAATGCCCATCCCGCTCCGGATGAAGGCTTGGCCGAACTGCTGCCCGCAGCCGAATACAGGCTCATCCTTCTGGCGTCGCGGGAATGCGAGGAGATGGACGGCGATAGGATCCGGCAGGCCGCCCAGGACGGGGCTGCCGAGCTCGAATGCGGAACGACGCTTGCGATCCCGATTCGATCCGGCAGGCTGGCGCTCGTGGTAGGCATGCCAGATGACGGCGCGAGAGGCTGCGGGAGCGGCAGGGCGGCGAGGGAGCTGGCGGGACGTTGGCTCGGTCAGGGCGAAGACCGCTGCTCGAGGGCGGCCGCGATCGCCGCGGGCCGGGGCAGCGCCGGTCTGTACGGACTTCGCGAGGCGTACGAGGAAGCGGAGCGGGCGCTGTTCCTTGCCGTGTACGAAGGCTGGGGCCGCTTATTCGAAGCGGAGCCGAAGCCGCCGGCCCCCGCGAATCAAGTAGCGGAGGCGGAGGAGGCGGCCCGGCGCTGGCAAGCCGCGGTGCGGTCGGGCTCGGGCGAAGACATGGCGGCGGCTGCGGTTTGCCAATTCGGTCTGCTGTCCCGCGCGAAGCCCGCGAAGGCGGTACTTCAGCGGCATCTCGTCGATCTGTACGCTTCGCTCTATCACCACGCCGATCCGGCCCCGCATGCCGTGCCGGACTGGTGGTCCGTGCTCTCGGGCAGCATTGACCGGCTCGATCCGATCCGGCGCATGGAGGCGGATTTCGTCGCGTTCTGCCGCGAACGATTCCCCGAGTCCGAGGCGGTGCCGGCAAACCGCAAAGAGATTCGGCAGGCGATCGCGTATATCCGAAGTCACTACGCGGAGGACATTTCCGTCGCCGGCCTGTCAGGTCAATTGGGCTTCAGCGCAAATTATTTGTCCAATCTGTTCCGCAGCGAGACCGGGCTGCGCGTGACCGAGTATGTGAATCGGGTCCGCATGGAGGTAGCGAAGCGCCTGCTGAGGGATATGCAGCTGAAGGTGTATGAAGTTGCCGGCAAGGTGGGCTATCACGACGCTTCTTATTTTTGCAAAGTGTTCAAGGAGGTTACGGGAGAGACGGTAACGGCCTTCCGCCAAAAGGAATGA
- a CDS encoding LacI family DNA-binding transcriptional regulator has translation MKQQVTVYDIAEEAQVSVATVSRVLNGSAPVSRTTRAKIEAIMHKHQFQPNAVARSLTKKETGIIGVILPDITNPFFPEVFSGIEQEGLASGHTFFLCNTLGDYGKESHFLNLMREKRVDGILFMGGRVNLRVCDPALARELAEHARSIPLVLLNGDVKDAGLTRVATDEASGTTLAVRHLIGLGHTRIGFLGGARHMSTTAVKVRAFRRTMKEAGLAVRDAWTIPGGFSADAGREQMNRLLSLRDLPTAVCCVNDFTAIGAIKTAAEQGLNVPADMSVVGFDDILLARHVIPELTTVSQQAGELGRTAVRVLRELMGGAAARKLTPLEPRLIVRQSTAAPGGQGD, from the coding sequence ATGAAGCAGCAAGTGACGGTGTACGATATCGCCGAAGAAGCCCAGGTGTCCGTGGCGACCGTGTCCCGCGTCTTGAACGGTTCGGCGCCCGTCAGCCGGACGACGCGCGCGAAGATCGAGGCGATCATGCACAAGCATCAATTCCAGCCCAACGCCGTGGCGCGCAGTCTGACGAAAAAAGAGACGGGCATCATCGGCGTTATATTGCCCGATATCACGAATCCGTTTTTCCCCGAGGTATTTTCCGGGATCGAGCAGGAGGGACTTGCGTCCGGACATACGTTTTTTCTTTGCAACACGCTTGGGGATTACGGCAAGGAATCGCATTTTCTCAACTTGATGCGGGAAAAACGGGTGGACGGCATCCTGTTCATGGGCGGCCGCGTGAATCTCAGAGTATGCGATCCTGCGCTCGCCCGTGAGCTCGCCGAGCATGCGCGCAGCATTCCGCTCGTATTGTTGAACGGAGACGTCAAGGATGCCGGCTTGACCCGCGTCGCCACGGACGAGGCGTCAGGCACGACGCTGGCCGTGCGCCATCTGATCGGGCTCGGGCATACGCGCATCGGGTTTCTTGGCGGCGCCCGGCACATGTCGACGACGGCGGTGAAGGTTCGTGCCTTCCGCCGGACCATGAAGGAAGCGGGGCTGGCCGTGCGCGACGCCTGGACGATTCCCGGCGGCTTCTCCGCCGATGCCGGCCGCGAGCAGATGAATCGGCTGCTGTCGCTTCGCGACCTGCCCACGGCGGTATGCTGCGTAAACGACTTCACCGCGATCGGTGCGATCAAGACGGCGGCCGAGCAAGGGCTGAACGTGCCGGCGGACATGTCCGTCGTCGGCTTCGACGACATTTTGCTGGCGCGCCACGTCATCCCCGAGCTGACGACGGTGTCGCAGCAAGCGGGGGAGCTAGGGCGAACCGCCGTGCGCGTGCTCCGCGAGCTGATGGGAGGCGCCGCGGCGAGGAAGCTCACGCCGCTCGAGCCCAGGCTCATCGTTCGGCAGAGCACGGCGGCGCCGGGCGGTCAAGGCGATTAA
- a CDS encoding ABC transporter substrate-binding protein, translating to MIKVKKLGAIVPALTLAAGLAACSGGNGNGKEASPGADGNNAGATTTASASASQAAGAADTSKFVKISYVILGDKPKNGQFDAALAEINKLMKQKINAELEWKWVEWADWQTKYNLLLASGDPVDLITIGTDWLDTWGNAQRGAFMNLDDLLPKYAPQTWESIPQEDWAESKYKGKIVLIPENAYTQWVNHGFFYRGDWAKEAGITEPVKDWDGIEKYLQYIKDNKKNVIPWDATAGVSTFGGWVNSYTQELELPISTGWLPVFTTKSVDDPYTVVSPIFDEDTMLNYATKMKSWADKGFWREDVLNYKGDTRTLLKGGLTGLDQHHTQTFGTLRVDMDREQPGSELQMYPFARTNGNLLELSITHGGTSLGAHSKNPERALMAYDLIRNDEQIYRLLNYGIEGVQYEIKDGKRVLPAGYDPKKNEFYSDFWGGRNDKLEIPSSTVWDQLPTTLYAEYDKIKHPYPYGQFVFDKTPVDAELTAISQVTGEMGPSIAFGKAGDPAKAVEAFKSKLKAAGYDKVKAELQKQLDAYKQQMQG from the coding sequence ATGATCAAAGTTAAAAAGCTCGGCGCTATCGTACCGGCGCTAACGCTAGCTGCGGGCCTGGCGGCGTGCAGCGGGGGGAACGGCAATGGCAAGGAAGCGAGTCCCGGCGCAGACGGCAATAACGCAGGCGCAACGACAACAGCTTCGGCATCGGCATCCCAGGCCGCAGGCGCGGCGGACACGTCCAAGTTCGTCAAGATCAGCTACGTCATATTAGGCGACAAGCCGAAGAACGGCCAGTTCGACGCCGCGCTCGCCGAGATCAACAAGCTCATGAAGCAGAAGATCAACGCGGAGCTGGAATGGAAATGGGTCGAGTGGGCGGACTGGCAGACGAAGTACAATCTGCTGCTGGCTTCCGGAGACCCGGTCGACTTGATCACGATCGGCACCGACTGGCTCGACACGTGGGGCAACGCGCAGCGGGGCGCGTTCATGAACCTGGACGACCTGCTGCCGAAGTACGCGCCGCAGACGTGGGAATCGATCCCGCAGGAAGATTGGGCCGAGAGCAAGTACAAGGGCAAGATCGTGCTCATTCCAGAAAACGCATACACGCAATGGGTCAACCACGGCTTCTTCTACCGCGGCGATTGGGCCAAGGAGGCGGGCATTACCGAGCCGGTCAAGGATTGGGACGGCATCGAGAAGTACCTGCAATACATCAAGGACAACAAAAAGAATGTCATCCCTTGGGACGCCACGGCCGGGGTCAGCACGTTCGGCGGATGGGTCAATTCGTATACGCAGGAGCTGGAGCTGCCGATCTCGACCGGATGGCTGCCGGTATTCACCACCAAGAGCGTCGACGATCCGTACACGGTCGTCAGCCCGATCTTCGACGAGGATACGATGCTGAACTACGCGACCAAGATGAAGTCTTGGGCGGACAAAGGCTTCTGGCGTGAGGACGTGCTCAACTACAAGGGAGACACGCGCACGCTGCTGAAGGGCGGACTAACGGGGCTGGATCAGCACCATACGCAGACGTTCGGCACGCTTCGCGTCGACATGGACCGCGAGCAGCCGGGCTCCGAGCTGCAGATGTATCCGTTCGCGCGGACGAATGGCAACCTGCTGGAGCTGTCGATCACGCACGGCGGCACGTCGCTCGGCGCCCACAGCAAAAATCCGGAACGCGCGCTCATGGCGTACGACCTGATCCGCAACGACGAGCAAATCTACCGTCTGCTGAATTACGGCATCGAAGGCGTCCAGTACGAGATCAAGGACGGCAAACGCGTGCTGCCGGCCGGCTACGATCCGAAGAAAAACGAATTCTACTCCGACTTCTGGGGCGGCCGCAACGACAAGCTGGAGATCCCGAGCAGCACGGTATGGGATCAACTGCCGACGACGCTGTACGCCGAGTACGACAAGATCAAGCATCCTTACCCGTACGGCCAATTCGTCTTCGACAAAACGCCGGTCGACGCCGAGCTGACCGCGATCTCGCAGGTCACGGGCGAGATGGGTCCGTCGATCGCGTTCGGCAAAGCCGGCGATCCGGCCAAGGCGGTGGAGGCGTTCAAGTCCAAGCTGAAGGCGGCCGGCTACGACAAGGTCAAGGCCGAGCTGCAAAAGCAGCTGGACGCCTATAAGCAGCAAATGCAAGGCTGA
- a CDS encoding cache domain-containing sensor histidine kinase, translated as MRRLHERLNPMRRLRDMRIRRKILLSNMVIILMLALSIGTAATLASRYFIEANTRELTRHVIDQYSKNVDNHVKDFVSSTLFLLNDKLLTHIVSEQEAQAGEDRYALDFNRVAGLLYQYGNNNPFINSITIMNEQGRLYWWQRSAAVTGDLNERNARAIAESARKKLADARTGIYWSASLHGTDEVALSRYYLDINQINRSFGVIVFHLDKAYFKSLLSDGSIIQADNLFILNENGEPLYKGSPNAESEALRVPDEGSRYGFADGQTVRIGGMQSLLMRFQSSDTGWSVLCFIPLSRLLEGTRILETIIVFICVLFIFIAMAVAFWFSAGTTRDIKLLERTMRKVEDGDLSVKAKPAGRDEIGMLAVRFNMMVSRINELVVRVSEERLATQRAEYTVLLSRINPHFLYNALGTIRWFARSRGQEEIESMVSALTGLLKSSIRHSGGLERLEMELANVRDYVHLQKIGLGDAFEIRYDADGALLDALVPGFILQPLVENAIMHGLEISKGAGRIRIAAERVGPDLRIAVADNGIGMEPDYAATLLLADRERRYPGLNGIGVRHVHERIRTLCGERYGLSFDTAPGRGTTIYLTLPYRREEDAV; from the coding sequence ATGCGACGTCTTCATGAACGGCTGAATCCGATGAGGCGACTGCGCGATATGCGCATTCGCAGGAAGATTCTGCTCTCCAATATGGTCATCATTCTGATGCTGGCGCTGTCGATCGGCACCGCGGCCACGCTTGCCTCGCGCTACTTTATCGAAGCGAATACGCGGGAGCTGACCCGACACGTGATCGACCAATATTCCAAAAACGTGGATAACCACGTGAAGGACTTCGTCTCCTCGACGCTGTTCCTCTTGAACGACAAACTGCTCACGCACATCGTGTCGGAGCAGGAAGCGCAGGCCGGAGAGGACCGGTACGCGCTCGACTTCAACCGGGTCGCCGGACTGCTCTATCAGTACGGGAACAACAATCCTTTTATCAATTCCATTACGATCATGAACGAGCAAGGGCGGCTATATTGGTGGCAGCGATCGGCCGCCGTCACCGGAGACCTGAACGAGAGGAACGCGAGGGCGATCGCCGAATCCGCGCGAAAAAAGCTTGCGGATGCGCGGACGGGCATCTATTGGTCCGCTTCGCTGCACGGCACGGACGAAGTGGCGCTCTCCAGATATTATCTCGACATCAACCAGATCAACCGAAGCTTCGGGGTCATCGTATTCCATCTCGACAAAGCCTACTTCAAAAGTCTGCTCTCCGACGGCTCCATCATCCAGGCGGACAATCTGTTCATTCTGAACGAAAACGGGGAGCCGCTCTACAAGGGCAGCCCGAACGCGGAATCCGAGGCGCTGAGGGTGCCGGACGAAGGTTCGCGCTACGGGTTTGCGGATGGGCAAACGGTCAGGATCGGCGGCATGCAGTCGCTGCTCATGCGGTTTCAATCCTCGGACACCGGATGGAGCGTCCTGTGCTTCATCCCGCTCTCCCGGCTACTGGAGGGGACGCGCATTCTGGAAACGATCATCGTCTTCATCTGCGTATTGTTCATCTTTATCGCGATGGCGGTCGCGTTCTGGTTTTCCGCAGGCACGACGAGAGACATCAAGCTGCTGGAGCGCACGATGAGGAAGGTAGAGGACGGCGATCTGAGCGTCAAGGCGAAGCCCGCCGGGAGAGACGAGATCGGCATGCTCGCCGTGAGATTCAATATGATGGTGTCGCGGATCAACGAGCTGGTCGTCCGCGTGTCCGAGGAGCGGCTCGCCACGCAGCGGGCTGAATACACGGTACTGCTGTCCAGGATCAACCCGCATTTTCTGTACAACGCACTCGGGACGATCCGCTGGTTCGCCCGCAGCCGGGGCCAGGAGGAGATCGAGTCGATGGTGAGCGCGCTGACCGGGCTGCTGAAGTCGTCGATCCGCCATTCCGGCGGACTGGAGCGTCTAGAGATGGAGCTGGCCAACGTACGGGATTACGTGCATCTGCAGAAGATCGGGCTTGGCGATGCGTTCGAGATCCGCTATGACGCCGACGGCGCCCTGCTGGACGCGCTCGTGCCCGGTTTCATTCTGCAGCCGCTGGTGGAGAACGCGATCATGCACGGTCTGGAAATATCGAAGGGCGCCGGACGCATCCGCATCGCCGCGGAGCGCGTCGGACCGGATCTGCGGATCGCGGTCGCGGACAACGGTATAGGCATGGAGCCGGACTACGCGGCGACCTTGCTCTTAGCGGATAGGGAGCGGCGGTACCCGGGCCTCAACGGCATCGGCGTCCGCCATGTGCACGAGCGCATCCGCACGCTGTGCGGCGAGCGCTACGGGCTGTCGTTCGACACGGCGCCAGGCCGCGGCACGACGATCTATCTGACATTGCCCTACCGGCGGGAGGAGGATGCTGTTTGA
- a CDS encoding ABC transporter substrate-binding protein, protein MRSRGWLAALCVLLSAGAFIWAIWSYIARSEQRTVAGAAEPAVKLTWYHHFREEGARKWLEIGTRKYMEAHPNVTVEVISEDGNTYANTLHNLAAVERMPDIYMTDNIQMLQEFIDAGYAMDMTGNPALTGIDPTLLGGVEGKDGKVWAVPFDRNGVGVFYNRAAFAKAGVSDIPRTWDAFLAACRKLEQAGIQPIAAGYQDMWTLNLDIQPDMIASGIRAPTWIEDVEAGRASFADDKGNFKNVLRRLAERFPYTGDDPFGTNWNEALELLAGGEAAMILNGSWTVDGVRSFKPDADIGMFAFPSTNDASSSKVAMKTTGGFVVNPKSRHADEAISLVRYFSSAEMAAVMQDNKKGISIAPNAKLDFDPAYEELDREYIQTGRVLDYSAFYPEFVNVELVEAFRNELIGLLGDPRHDVDRCIAQLDAAFDRIRPRAGAKGE, encoded by the coding sequence ATGAGATCGAGAGGATGGCTCGCCGCATTGTGCGTGCTGTTGTCGGCAGGTGCGTTCATCTGGGCGATATGGAGCTATATCGCCCGGTCCGAACAGCGGACCGTGGCCGGTGCCGCGGAGCCGGCCGTCAAGCTGACGTGGTACCATCATTTTCGCGAAGAAGGGGCACGCAAGTGGCTTGAGATCGGCACGCGCAAATATATGGAAGCGCATCCAAACGTAACGGTCGAGGTGATATCGGAAGACGGGAATACGTACGCCAATACGCTGCACAACCTGGCGGCCGTCGAGCGGATGCCCGACATCTACATGACGGACAACATCCAGATGCTTCAGGAGTTCATCGATGCGGGATACGCGATGGACATGACGGGGAATCCGGCATTGACCGGGATCGATCCGACGCTGCTCGGCGGCGTGGAGGGGAAGGACGGCAAAGTGTGGGCCGTGCCGTTCGACCGCAACGGCGTCGGCGTGTTCTACAACCGCGCCGCGTTCGCCAAGGCGGGCGTCAGCGACATCCCGCGGACGTGGGACGCGTTCCTCGCGGCCTGCCGCAAGCTCGAGCAGGCCGGCATCCAGCCGATCGCGGCCGGTTACCAGGACATGTGGACGCTAAATCTGGACATTCAGCCGGACATGATCGCGTCCGGCATCCGCGCGCCGACCTGGATCGAGGATGTCGAAGCCGGCAGGGCTTCGTTCGCCGACGACAAGGGCAACTTCAAGAACGTCCTTCGGAGGCTGGCGGAGCGGTTCCCCTATACCGGCGACGACCCGTTCGGCACGAACTGGAACGAAGCGCTCGAGCTGCTCGCCGGCGGCGAAGCAGCCATGATCCTGAACGGAAGCTGGACGGTGGACGGCGTCCGATCGTTCAAGCCGGATGCGGATATCGGCATGTTCGCGTTCCCTTCGACGAACGACGCGTCTTCGTCAAAGGTCGCGATGAAGACGACCGGCGGCTTCGTCGTCAATCCCAAATCCCGGCATGCGGATGAAGCGATCTCGCTCGTGCGGTACTTCTCTTCGGCAGAGATGGCCGCGGTCATGCAGGACAACAAGAAAGGGATATCGATCGCGCCGAACGCGAAGCTCGACTTCGATCCGGCGTACGAGGAACTGGATCGCGAATACATTCAGACCGGTCGCGTGCTCGATTATTCCGCCTTTTACCCCGAATTCGTGAACGTTGAGCTCGTCGAAGCGTTCCGCAACGAACTGATCGGCCTGCTGGGCGACCCGCGGCACGACGTCGACCGATGCATCGCCCAGCTCGACGCGGCGTTCGACCGGATCCGCCCGCGGGCGGGCGCGAAGGGAGAATGA